A genomic window from Candidatus Thiocaldithrix dubininis includes:
- a CDS encoding transporter substrate-binding domain-containing protein: MNIQYFKIVALSLTLISANTWADLADVKNKGVLSVSLYKDFPPYSYVKEGKQQGIDVDIANALANKLGVSSQIRLVGADENVEDDLRNNVWKGHYLGGGVTDAMLHMPVDNAFSAKVDKVKFIAPYQLEQVAFAFNTNKVGQHPTLANFMSEPIGVEVDTLSDFYLLQAMQGQISKNIRHFENISKASDALKAGEISGIMGPRGELEGVLAERPANIQIQSLITPGLARNSWAMGIAVKADNAELANALNNSMADLVRDGTVKHIFEQYKVGYNPPAAPPEALKPPAPTTPPVITSPIPTQPPTQAQPLAK, translated from the coding sequence ATGAACATCCAATATTTCAAGATAGTCGCGCTGAGCTTAACCCTAATCAGTGCTAACACTTGGGCAGATTTAGCCGATGTGAAAAACAAAGGCGTGTTAAGCGTATCGCTGTACAAAGATTTTCCGCCTTATTCCTATGTGAAAGAGGGTAAACAGCAAGGTATTGACGTCGATATTGCCAATGCCTTGGCTAATAAATTGGGTGTCAGTAGCCAAATTCGCTTAGTGGGCGCAGATGAAAACGTCGAAGATGATTTACGCAATAATGTATGGAAGGGGCATTATTTAGGCGGCGGTGTGACGGATGCGATGTTACATATGCCAGTAGATAATGCGTTTTCGGCAAAAGTTGATAAGGTAAAATTTATTGCGCCGTATCAATTGGAGCAAGTTGCGTTTGCGTTTAATACTAATAAAGTTGGGCAACATCCCACGCTTGCCAACTTTATGTCTGAACCGATTGGGGTCGAGGTTGATACCTTAAGCGATTTCTATTTATTGCAAGCCATGCAGGGGCAAATTAGCAAGAATATCCGTCACTTTGAAAATATCAGCAAAGCCTCTGATGCCTTAAAAGCGGGCGAGATTTCCGGCATTATGGGACCACGCGGTGAATTAGAAGGTGTCTTAGCCGAACGTCCCGCGAATATACAGATTCAAAGTTTAATTACGCCCGGCTTAGCACGTAATAGTTGGGCAATGGGCATTGCTGTCAAAGCTGATAATGCCGAATTAGCCAATGCATTGAACAATAGCATGGCGGATTTAGTACGCGATGGCACAGTAAAGCATATTTTTGAGCAGTATAAAGTGGGTTATAACCCACCGGCTGCGCCTCCTGAAGCGCTTAAACCGCCTGCGCCCACTACGCCGCCTGTGATTACTAGCCCCATACCCACTCAACCACCAACACAGGCTCAGCCTTTAGCCAAGTGA
- a CDS encoding quinoprotein relay system zinc metallohydrolase 1: MSYRLSGLLLLNLMTPAIYADNFQYPLQAQTVAPDTYVLEGKTEDFSKLNGGYIVNTAYIVTQDGVIVIDTGASRRFGEQQRAYIEKITGKKINRVYLTHHHPDHFLGNQAYADVPIYALPATQQGIQQQGESFSDNMYRLIGDWMRDTKVTSPTQVAKAGKETVGGHELELLALQGHTPGDLAIFDHTTGVLFSGDLVFNNRAATTPNANIQQWLSALDSLLRLPFKVLVPGHGNVSTDNAPIAQTRAYLEWLQSSLQQAAAQGLDMTEVMQTPIPEQFKGVALAQHELRRSVTHLYPALETQQLKPAKQTP, encoded by the coding sequence ATGAGCTACCGGTTAAGCGGCTTACTGTTGTTGAATTTGATGACACCTGCAATTTATGCCGATAACTTCCAATACCCGTTACAAGCGCAAACCGTTGCGCCCGATACCTATGTATTAGAAGGCAAAACTGAGGACTTTTCCAAGTTAAATGGCGGCTATATTGTGAATACCGCTTATATCGTCACACAAGATGGCGTGATTGTGATTGATACGGGGGCATCGCGGCGTTTTGGCGAGCAACAACGCGCCTATATTGAAAAGATAACTGGCAAAAAAATTAACCGTGTGTATTTAACGCACCATCACCCCGACCATTTTCTTGGCAATCAAGCCTATGCCGATGTACCCATTTACGCGCTGCCCGCTACTCAGCAAGGCATTCAACAACAAGGTGAAAGCTTCAGCGATAATATGTACCGCTTAATTGGTGATTGGATGCGTGATACTAAAGTCACGTCCCCCACACAAGTTGCGAAAGCGGGTAAAGAAACGGTAGGCGGACATGAATTAGAACTGCTTGCCTTACAAGGACATACACCCGGCGACTTAGCCATTTTCGACCATACCACCGGCGTATTATTTAGCGGCGATTTAGTCTTCAATAACCGCGCTGCCACCACGCCCAACGCGAATATTCAACAATGGCTTAGTGCATTAGACAGCCTGCTCCGCTTGCCATTCAAAGTATTAGTACCGGGACACGGTAACGTCAGCACAGATAACGCGCCGATTGCGCAAACACGCGCGTATTTAGAATGGTTACAAAGCAGCTTACAACAAGCCGCCGCGCAGGGTTTAGACATGACCGAAGTTATGCAAACACCGATTCCTGAGCAATTTAAAGGGGTCGCGTTAGCACAGCACGAATTACGCCGCTCCGTAACCCATCTCTACCCTGCCTTAGAAACACAACAGTTAAAGCCTGCTAAACAAACCCCATGA
- a CDS encoding quinoprotein dehydrogenase-associated SoxYZ-like carrier, producing the protein MMGLLSTTSWADNAPDPLNSPQWSTMHSRFLNKEAYVFDDKVKIQAPPQAEDSLNVPIAFQVSDLNPVQEVIVMADLNPLPQVLRFRPSTIKPNLAFRMKLQQGSPIHIAAKDAQGLWHVNGVFVDAAGGGCTLPSVGTSSGDWTKTLGKVSANVWQHPQGNRLRVRVMHPMDTGLASGIPTFHIENLQVLDAQHKSLAELDLFEPISENPMLSFDVAGQTQFYLAGRDNNGNKIQAEVSP; encoded by the coding sequence ATGATGGGACTGCTCAGCACGACGAGCTGGGCAGATAATGCGCCCGACCCGTTAAATTCGCCGCAATGGTCGACCATGCATAGCCGCTTTTTAAATAAAGAAGCCTATGTATTTGATGATAAGGTTAAGATTCAAGCGCCGCCACAGGCCGAAGATTCGTTGAATGTGCCGATTGCTTTTCAGGTTAGCGATCTAAATCCGGTGCAAGAAGTGATAGTCATGGCGGATTTAAACCCTTTACCGCAAGTTTTGCGGTTTCGCCCCAGCACCATTAAACCGAATCTGGCATTTCGTATGAAGTTGCAACAAGGCTCACCGATTCATATTGCCGCCAAAGATGCACAAGGCTTATGGCACGTGAATGGTGTCTTCGTGGATGCGGCAGGCGGCGGTTGTACCTTGCCGAGTGTTGGTACATCGTCCGGCGATTGGACAAAAACCTTAGGCAAAGTTTCAGCGAATGTCTGGCAACATCCGCAAGGTAATCGCTTACGTGTGCGTGTTATGCATCCTATGGACACCGGCTTAGCATCAGGTATTCCAACCTTTCATATTGAAAACTTACAAGTGTTAGATGCGCAACATAAGTCGTTAGCTGAGTTGGATTTATTCGAGCCGATTAGCGAAAACCCGATGTTAAGTTTTGATGTTGCAGGGCAAACCCAATTTTACTTAGCGGGGCGTGATAATAACGGCAATAAAATTCAAGCGGAGGTTTCGCCATGA
- a CDS encoding methanol/ethanol family PQQ-dependent dehydrogenase has translation MRAMPTFRKLVLALSISAALTGANALAAVTDQDIANDATTVNDVVSYGMGLQGQRYSPLDKLNTQTVKNLVPAYALSFGDEKQRGQESQPLVHNGKIFVTASYSRAFAVDAKTGEEIWQYDHRLPDGILPCCDVVNRGGALYDNLFIFSTLDAQLVALDQDTGKVVWKEKMEDYKAGYSNTAAPIIVNGKVITGVSGGEFGIVGKVEARDAKTGKLIWMRPTVEGHMGTLNGQDNGITGELNKTWPGDLWKTGGAATWLGGTYDAETNTLFFGTGNPAPWNSHLRPGDNLYSSSILAIEPDSGKIKWHYQYTPHDGWDFDGVNEFISFDLKQTDGKVVKAGGHADRNGFFYVIDRNNGKLINATPFVNQTTWASKIDLATGRPVYNDDNRPGSPSETDKGKSVFSAPSFLGGKNWMPMAYNPNTDLFYIPANEWGMDIWNEPISYKKGAAYLGAGFTIKPLNEDYIGALRAMDPKTGKIVWEAKNKAPLWGGVLTTAGNLVFTGTPEGYLKAFDAKTGQELWKFQTGSGVVGCPITWEQDGEQFVAVPSGWGGAVPLWGGEVAKSVKHLNQGGSLWVFKLPKPAA, from the coding sequence ATGCGAGCGATGCCAACATTTCGCAAACTAGTATTAGCATTAAGTATTAGTGCCGCACTAACAGGGGCAAATGCCTTAGCCGCTGTTACAGATCAAGATATTGCCAATGACGCGACCACTGTAAACGATGTAGTGAGTTACGGCATGGGCTTACAAGGGCAGCGTTACAGTCCTTTAGATAAACTTAATACCCAAACCGTTAAAAATTTAGTGCCCGCGTATGCTTTATCGTTTGGCGATGAGAAGCAACGGGGGCAAGAATCACAGCCATTAGTGCATAACGGTAAAATTTTCGTTACCGCGTCTTATTCACGGGCGTTTGCGGTGGATGCCAAAACTGGCGAAGAAATCTGGCAATACGATCATCGCTTACCTGATGGAATTTTGCCTTGCTGTGACGTGGTAAACCGGGGCGGCGCGTTATATGACAATCTGTTTATTTTCTCTACACTAGATGCGCAACTGGTCGCCTTAGACCAAGATACCGGCAAAGTGGTGTGGAAGGAAAAAATGGAGGATTACAAAGCCGGTTACTCCAATACTGCCGCGCCGATTATTGTAAACGGTAAAGTCATTACGGGCGTTTCTGGTGGTGAATTTGGTATTGTTGGTAAAGTCGAAGCGCGCGACGCAAAAACTGGCAAATTGATTTGGATGCGTCCTACCGTTGAAGGTCATATGGGCACTTTAAACGGGCAAGACAACGGTATTACCGGCGAATTAAACAAAACGTGGCCGGGCGATTTATGGAAAACCGGCGGTGCAGCCACATGGTTAGGCGGAACATACGATGCCGAAACCAATACCCTATTCTTTGGTACAGGCAACCCCGCACCGTGGAACTCACACTTACGCCCCGGAGATAACTTGTATTCGTCTTCGATTCTGGCTATCGAACCCGATTCCGGCAAAATCAAATGGCATTATCAATACACACCGCACGATGGTTGGGACTTCGACGGGGTGAATGAATTCATTTCCTTCGATTTAAAACAAACCGACGGTAAGGTGGTGAAAGCAGGCGGTCATGCGGATCGTAACGGCTTCTTCTATGTGATCGACCGCAATAATGGCAAGCTAATTAATGCCACGCCATTCGTTAATCAAACTACGTGGGCAAGCAAAATTGATTTAGCTACCGGACGCCCTGTATACAATGACGATAACCGCCCCGGCTCACCCAGTGAAACGGATAAAGGTAAATCAGTGTTTTCTGCGCCTTCGTTCTTAGGCGGTAAAAACTGGATGCCAATGGCGTATAACCCGAATACTGACTTATTCTATATTCCCGCCAATGAATGGGGTATGGATATTTGGAATGAGCCGATTAGCTATAAAAAAGGCGCAGCCTATTTAGGCGCAGGTTTCACTATTAAACCGTTAAATGAAGATTACATTGGTGCATTACGCGCCATGGATCCCAAAACCGGTAAAATTGTTTGGGAAGCTAAAAATAAAGCGCCACTGTGGGGTGGTGTCTTAACCACTGCGGGTAATCTAGTGTTTACCGGCACACCCGAAGGTTATTTAAAAGCGTTTGATGCGAAAACGGGTCAAGAGCTGTGGAAATTCCAAACCGGCTCTGGGGTAGTGGGTTGCCCGATTACATGGGAGCAAGACGGTGAACAATTCGTGGCTGTACCCTCTGGCTGGGGTGGGGCTGTGCCATTATGGGGTGGCGAGGTGGCGAAAAGCGTCAAACACCTCAACCAAGGCGGCAGCTTATGGGTCTTCAAACTACCAAAACCAGCGGCTTAA
- a CDS encoding transcriptional regulator, producing MNSTSSLLQRRSALDSQWNRFVSGSAPAMQTNVRDDIMSSWQRSAQFIKPQQGSAPADDEYAVKHRWQNSLIRQAADREQAQIMQMADEGELVAAIADPQGRLLWTFASKHMRGRAESVNFTAGGLWDERSVGTNAVGLSIKLRRPVTVFSSEHYLPFVHDWVCYASPILHPQSGELVGILDLSTTWKRHTPLGQSAVSDLARSIARGLPQNLPKAELEIYALGQPRILFRGKPLNLPMRQVEILSLLALNPQGLSLEGFHAALYGDLPISMSTLKAELSHLRRLLDGQIGSRPYRLQIPVWADFIQVWQALRNQQTSEAFALYQGSFLPQSESPELEEWRHCIDAVMGKALDSCQDPSVLMEKLCKSTGGSELVRERLAELVSKPRY from the coding sequence ATGAATAGCACCAGTAGCTTACTGCAACGGCGCAGCGCACTTGACAGCCAATGGAATCGTTTCGTTAGCGGCAGTGCGCCAGCCATGCAAACCAATGTGCGCGATGACATTATGTCATCTTGGCAACGCAGCGCTCAATTTATTAAACCCCAACAAGGTTCAGCCCCCGCTGATGATGAATACGCCGTTAAGCATCGCTGGCAGAATTCCTTAATTCGCCAAGCTGCCGACCGTGAACAAGCCCAAATTATGCAAATGGCAGACGAAGGCGAATTGGTCGCGGCGATTGCCGACCCTCAAGGACGCTTACTGTGGACATTTGCCAGTAAACATATGCGTGGACGGGCGGAATCGGTTAACTTTACCGCAGGCGGTTTATGGGATGAACGCTCTGTCGGTACGAATGCAGTGGGTTTATCCATTAAATTACGTCGTCCCGTTACCGTGTTTTCCTCGGAACATTATTTACCGTTTGTGCATGATTGGGTTTGTTACGCTTCGCCGATTTTGCACCCACAATCCGGTGAATTAGTCGGTATTTTAGATCTATCTACTACTTGGAAACGCCACACACCATTAGGGCAATCCGCCGTTTCGGATTTAGCACGTTCTATTGCGCGTGGTTTACCGCAAAATTTACCCAAAGCCGAATTAGAGATTTATGCATTAGGACAACCGCGCATTTTATTCCGTGGCAAGCCTTTAAACTTGCCCATGCGCCAAGTGGAAATCCTCAGTTTATTAGCCTTAAATCCACAAGGCTTAAGCTTAGAAGGCTTTCACGCGGCGTTATACGGTGACTTACCGATTTCTATGTCTACCTTAAAAGCGGAACTATCCCACTTACGCCGCTTATTAGACGGGCAAATCGGCTCACGCCCCTATCGCTTACAAATTCCGGTATGGGCTGACTTTATTCAAGTCTGGCAAGCCTTACGCAATCAACAAACCAGCGAAGCTTTTGCGTTATATCAAGGCAGCTTCCTACCGCAATCTGAATCCCCTGAATTGGAAGAATGGCGACACTGTATTGACGCGGTTATGGGCAAAGCCTTGGACTCCTGTCAAGACCCCAGCGTTTTAATGGAAAAGCTGTGCAAAAGCACGGGGGGCAGCGAACTAGTCCGTGAACGCTTAGCTGAATTGGTTTCTAAACCGCGTTATTGA
- a CDS encoding cytochrome b/b6 domain-containing protein produces MNSTPNNSTPTRYSSMLVTLHWLLAILIIANMFIGHTTADDLADTNPEKISYLKTHMSLGVLIFFLMCVRLLVRINTEKPAPATAHNAFLDKLAVFTQYSLYACVFLMCLSGFTLAIETQLPQIVSGDLAKPLPADIKNLTIFAIHGTTSLVLALLMLLHISGALYHQFILKDHLISRMSYGDRHEELEGEHDKKQIETTAYQKPRTV; encoded by the coding sequence ATGAATAGTACCCCAAATAACAGTACACCAACGCGTTATAGCTCCATGTTAGTCACTTTACACTGGCTATTGGCAATTTTGATTATTGCCAATATGTTTATCGGTCATACAACCGCAGATGATTTAGCTGATACGAACCCGGAAAAAATCAGCTATTTGAAAACGCATATGTCGTTAGGTGTCTTAATCTTTTTCTTAATGTGTGTACGTTTATTAGTACGCATTAATACCGAAAAGCCTGCGCCTGCCACCGCACATAATGCCTTCTTAGATAAATTAGCGGTGTTTACACAATACAGCTTGTACGCTTGTGTCTTTTTGATGTGTCTAAGTGGTTTTACCTTAGCGATAGAAACGCAGTTACCGCAAATTGTTTCGGGTGATTTAGCTAAACCGTTACCTGCCGATATTAAAAATTTGACGATATTTGCCATTCACGGGACGACTTCTTTAGTGTTAGCGCTATTAATGTTGCTACATATTTCGGGCGCGCTGTATCACCAATTCATCTTAAAAGATCATTTAATTTCACGCATGAGTTATGGGGACAGACACGAAGAACTGGAAGGTGAACACGATAAGAAGCAAATTGAAACAACGGCTTATCAAAAACCAAGAACGGTGTAA
- a CDS encoding membrane-bound PQQ-dependent dehydrogenase, glucose/quinate/shikimate family has protein sequence MQVIARIILSVVFVLSVGLVLGGAWLKILGGTWYYISIGLLYCLASVLLFKQKALGAWLFLFALIVTIPWAVWESDQQYWGLFPRLMVPLGLALLALLYAPHLPSVEHALWFYAPAVLVGIAFVLMLGLAFVPHGVIHTKAPRQYVTVSRGNKPSDWSAYAKTTAGLRYAEFNQINRQTVKKLKLAWTYYSGYKGQGVDQNTPLMIGNTVYSCTPENKISALDADTGQVRWTFDPKASSPIWQRCRGLGYYDAKQPLDPSGKPAICSTRIVQTTIDARLIELDAKTGQPCPGFGQNGVVALSQGMGEVKPGYYFQTSAPLVARDYIVIGGWVVDNQSRGEPSGVIRAFDARSGDLVWAWDLGNPDTTKFPPEGQTYTRGTPNMWTAAAYDDRLGLIYAPLGNATPDYYGRNRPPYSEAYNSTLVALDVMTGRERWRFQTVHHDIWDYDLPAQPALIDLPDGTPAVIQSTKRGQLFFLNRETGQPLSKVQEKPAPQNGAVPEETLAKTQPYSIDMPTIGAETLTEAKTWGMTMYDHLYCRIDFLRHRYDGDFTPIGLKKALQQPGNTGGMNWGSLSVDPVNQVILMNDLRIPSSYFLIPRHEYAASKLKFPPVPDGHGPSPMEGTPYGEVTNLWLSPLGVPCNQPPYGTLTAVDLKTKLIAWQIPIGTTKENGPFGWKSHLPMPIGMPTYAGTLTTAGGLVFFAGTQDYYLRAFDIESGKQIWEYPLPVGGSATPMTYISPKTGKQYIVLSVGGAAHSKDQGDYLMAFALPK, from the coding sequence ATGCAGGTCATAGCGCGCATTATATTAAGTGTCGTGTTTGTGCTGAGTGTGGGCTTAGTACTCGGTGGGGCATGGCTTAAAATCTTAGGGGGGACGTGGTATTACATCAGTATAGGCTTATTGTATTGCCTTGCCTCCGTCTTATTGTTTAAGCAAAAAGCCCTTGGTGCTTGGTTATTTTTATTCGCCTTAATCGTGACAATTCCTTGGGCAGTATGGGAGTCTGATCAACAATATTGGGGTTTGTTTCCGCGCTTAATGGTGCCACTAGGCTTAGCCTTATTAGCCTTGTTATATGCCCCGCATCTACCCAGTGTGGAACATGCTTTATGGTTTTATGCGCCAGCGGTGTTAGTCGGTATTGCCTTTGTGCTTATGTTGGGTTTGGCATTTGTACCGCACGGTGTTATCCATACCAAAGCCCCGCGCCAATATGTGACTGTCTCGCGTGGCAATAAACCCAGTGATTGGTCAGCTTATGCCAAAACCACAGCGGGCTTACGTTATGCCGAATTTAATCAAATTAATCGGCAAACTGTTAAAAAGCTGAAATTAGCGTGGACGTATTACAGCGGTTATAAAGGGCAAGGGGTCGATCAGAATACGCCGTTAATGATCGGGAATACGGTTTATAGCTGTACACCGGAAAATAAAATCTCTGCTTTAGATGCGGATACAGGGCAAGTTCGTTGGACATTCGACCCGAAAGCCAGCTCACCTATTTGGCAGCGTTGTCGTGGTTTGGGTTATTACGATGCTAAACAGCCTTTAGACCCCAGCGGCAAACCCGCTATTTGCAGCACCCGCATTGTGCAAACCACAATTGATGCGCGTTTAATCGAACTGGATGCTAAAACGGGTCAGCCTTGCCCCGGTTTTGGACAAAATGGGGTAGTAGCCTTATCGCAAGGCATGGGTGAAGTTAAACCCGGTTATTATTTCCAAACTTCCGCGCCTTTAGTCGCACGCGATTATATTGTTATTGGCGGTTGGGTCGTGGATAACCAATCGCGTGGTGAACCCTCAGGTGTGATCCGTGCGTTTGATGCGCGTAGTGGCGATTTAGTGTGGGCTTGGGATTTAGGCAACCCCGACACCACTAAATTTCCACCTGAAGGGCAAACTTATACACGTGGTACGCCGAATATGTGGACGGCGGCCGCTTATGATGACCGTTTAGGTTTGATTTATGCACCCTTAGGTAATGCAACGCCCGATTATTATGGGCGTAACCGTCCACCGTATTCGGAAGCTTATAACTCTACTTTAGTCGCATTAGATGTGATGACAGGACGTGAGCGTTGGCGTTTTCAAACTGTACACCATGATATATGGGATTACGATCTGCCCGCCCAACCTGCTTTAATTGACTTGCCAGATGGTACACCGGCAGTAATACAGTCCACCAAGCGCGGTCAATTATTTTTCTTGAATCGGGAGACTGGACAACCGCTTAGTAAAGTTCAAGAAAAGCCTGCGCCACAAAATGGTGCTGTACCTGAAGAAACTTTAGCTAAAACCCAGCCTTATTCGATTGATATGCCGACGATTGGCGCGGAAACTTTAACCGAAGCCAAAACGTGGGGCATGACGATGTACGACCATTTATATTGTCGTATTGATTTCTTGCGGCATCGTTATGACGGTGATTTTACGCCGATTGGTTTGAAGAAAGCCTTACAACAGCCCGGCAACACCGGCGGCATGAACTGGGGGAGTTTATCGGTTGATCCGGTGAATCAAGTAATCCTAATGAATGATTTGCGGATTCCGAGTAGTTACTTCTTGATTCCACGTCACGAATACGCGGCTTCTAAATTAAAGTTTCCGCCCGTGCCAGACGGTCATGGCCCTTCACCGATGGAGGGTACGCCTTATGGGGAGGTCACAAACTTATGGTTATCACCGCTTGGTGTACCGTGTAACCAACCGCCGTATGGCACATTAACCGCCGTTGATTTAAAGACCAAATTAATTGCTTGGCAAATTCCCATTGGCACTACCAAAGAAAATGGCCCGTTTGGCTGGAAATCGCATTTACCGATGCCGATTGGTATGCCGACCTATGCCGGTACGCTAACCACCGCAGGCGGTTTGGTATTCTTTGCAGGGACACAGGATTATTACCTACGCGCGTTTGATATTGAATCAGGCAAACAAATCTGGGAATACCCCTTGCCCGTTGGCGGGAGTGCCACGCCCATGACGTATATATCCCCCAAAACCGGTAAACAATACATTGTGCTTTCTGTAGGAGGGGCAGCGCATTCTAAAGACCAAGGCGATTATCTCATGGCATTTGCTTTACCCAAATAA
- the pedF gene encoding cytochrome c-550 PedF, which translates to MQVKQRIATALGLVVLLSVANVWAHGDVTPQPIDTTGLEPIKDSDTTFAEKNPYSGNPRAIEIGKQAFAQNCARCHGIDAISGGIAPDLREKLPLGAEGDEIFRERMVNGAIRNGVTYMPKFEGVVKQEGLWAIRSWLETVSVDAPAQPATASSTSSSTSTGSTSTTTSTTTTTSSSTTPATSSTTASSSTTPAAATSSSTPAPSTGSSTASNTPTANTESTKETKPTASM; encoded by the coding sequence ATGCAAGTTAAACAGCGAATTGCCACAGCATTAGGCTTAGTGGTACTGCTAAGTGTCGCCAACGTTTGGGCACATGGTGACGTTACCCCACAGCCCATTGATACCACCGGCTTAGAACCGATTAAAGATTCAGACACCACGTTTGCCGAAAAGAACCCTTATTCTGGCAACCCTCGCGCCATTGAAATTGGTAAACAAGCCTTCGCGCAAAACTGTGCACGCTGTCATGGGATTGATGCAATTTCCGGTGGCATTGCGCCCGATTTACGCGAAAAATTACCGCTGGGGGCCGAAGGCGATGAAATCTTTCGCGAACGCATGGTGAATGGGGCTATTCGTAACGGTGTTACTTATATGCCTAAATTTGAAGGGGTAGTTAAACAAGAAGGCTTATGGGCGATTCGTTCATGGCTAGAAACCGTATCGGTAGATGCGCCCGCACAACCTGCTACTGCTAGTAGTACCTCTAGTAGCACGAGCACGGGTTCAACTAGCACAACAACGAGTACTACAACGACTACTAGTAGCAGCACAACACCAGCAACCAGCAGTACAACCGCTAGTAGTTCTACTACACCGGCGGCGGCTACTAGTAGCTCAACGCCCGCCCCCAGTACCGGCAGCAGTACAGCCAGTAATACGCCTACTGCCAATACTGAATCCACTAAGGAAACTAAACCAACCGCTTCTATGTAG
- a CDS encoding rhodanese-like domain-containing protein, whose amino-acid sequence MKRLLSALLLLVLNSCHAAISDCPRTPDMPPGLKMAHYRSPTPACVPNGITLNTAELQSLMQTQQPILIDVFAILRRIDAGFGSTWLVNSPHTSLPNAVWLPNVGYGQLDPDIETWFQQQLTQLTQANKTKPLVFFCVADCWMSWNAVQRARAYGYNPVYWYKDGVDGWQERGLVTVTLEPTPLSIK is encoded by the coding sequence ATGAAACGGCTGCTTAGCGCTTTGCTCTTGTTAGTATTAAACAGTTGCCACGCCGCCATATCGGACTGCCCGCGCACACCGGATATGCCACCCGGCTTAAAGATGGCGCATTACCGTAGCCCTACTCCCGCTTGCGTGCCCAATGGTATTACGCTGAATACCGCTGAATTACAAAGCCTCATGCAAACCCAGCAACCTATCCTCATTGATGTATTTGCCATTTTACGTCGTATAGATGCAGGCTTTGGCAGTACCTGGCTGGTTAATAGCCCGCACACCAGTCTACCCAATGCCGTCTGGTTACCAAATGTGGGTTATGGGCAACTCGATCCAGATATAGAAACGTGGTTTCAACAGCAATTAACCCAACTCACCCAAGCTAACAAAACTAAACCACTGGTATTTTTCTGTGTGGCGGATTGTTGGATGTCATGGAATGCCGTTCAACGCGCCCGCGCTTACGGCTATAACCCAGTCTACTGGTATAAAGACGGCGTAGACGGTTGGCAAGAACGGGGGTTGGTGACTGTAACCCTTGAGCCTACACCTCTCAGCATAAAATAA
- the pqqB gene encoding pyrroloquinoline quinone biosynthesis protein PqqB produces the protein MYVLVLGSAAGGGFPQWNCNCPMCAGVRHGTIQAQARTQSSIAVSTDKLHWLLVNASPDIRTQLNSLHAYLQPARQLRDTGISAVLLADSQIDHTTGLLILRESKQALELYCTDSVYEDLTTGFPVLNMLQHYCGVNRHRLPLDQSAFSVPSIEHLRITAVPLSSKAPPYSPHRNQPSLGDNVGFYFEDTQTGGKLFYAPGLGMIEDHLHAYFVQANCVLVDGTCWTDDEMQRRQVGYKKAREMGHLPQSGAGGMLDYLSQFADTRKILIHINNTNPILEETAEERAELSHAGIEVAHDGLLLNL, from the coding sequence TTGTACGTTTTAGTACTTGGTTCTGCTGCGGGCGGTGGATTCCCGCAGTGGAACTGTAATTGCCCTATGTGTGCGGGTGTACGTCACGGTACGATTCAGGCTCAAGCTCGAACGCAATCGTCTATTGCCGTATCAACAGACAAATTGCACTGGTTGTTGGTTAATGCTTCGCCTGATATTCGCACGCAATTGAATAGCTTACATGCGTATTTGCAGCCTGCCCGGCAGTTACGTGATACCGGTATTAGTGCTGTATTACTAGCCGATAGCCAAATCGACCATACTACAGGTTTGTTAATCCTACGTGAAAGTAAGCAAGCGTTGGAGTTGTATTGCACCGATAGCGTGTATGAAGATTTGACTACGGGTTTTCCGGTGCTGAATATGTTGCAGCATTATTGCGGGGTGAATCGACACCGTTTGCCCTTAGATCAAAGCGCGTTTAGCGTGCCTAGTATTGAACATTTACGCATTACTGCTGTGCCGTTAAGCAGTAAAGCACCACCTTATTCACCGCATCGTAACCAACCTAGTCTTGGTGATAATGTGGGTTTTTACTTTGAAGATACTCAAACCGGCGGTAAGTTATTTTATGCGCCCGGATTAGGCATGATTGAAGATCATTTACACGCCTATTTTGTCCAAGCAAATTGTGTATTAGTTGATGGCACATGCTGGACAGATGACGAAATGCAACGTCGTCAAGTCGGGTATAAAAAAGCTCGTGAAATGGGGCATTTACCCCAATCAGGCGCGGGTGGCATGCTCGACTACTTAAGCCAGTTTGCGGATACACGTAAAATTCTGATTCATATCAACAATACCAATCCTATTTTGGAAGAAACCGCCGAGGAACGTGCTGAATTGAGCCATGCCGGTATTGAAGTCGCACACGATGGTTTATTACTGAATCTCTAA